Proteins from a genomic interval of Streptococcus oralis:
- the thrC gene encoding threonine synthase: MTLVYQSTRDANNRVTASQAILQGLATDGGLFTPLTYPKVDLDFEKLKDASYQEVAKLVLSAFLDDFTAEELDYCINNAYDSKFDTPAIAPLVKLDGQYNLELFHGSTIAFKDMALSILPYFMTTAAKKHGLENKIVILTATSGDTGKAAMAGFADVPGTEIIVFYPKDGVSKVQELQMTTQTGDNTHVIAIDGNFDDAQTNVKHMFNDVALREKLAANKLQFSSANSMNIGRLVPQIVYYVYAYAQLVKSGEIVAGDKINFTVPTGNFGNILAAFYAKQIGLPVGKLICASNDNNVLTDFFKTRVYDRKREFKVTTSPSMDILVSSNLERLIFHLLGNNAVKTTELMNALNTQGQYELTDFDAEILGLFAAEYATEEETVAEIKRVYQTDAYIEDPHTAVASAVYRKYQAATGDAAKTVIASTASPYKFPVVAVEAVTGKAGLTDFEALTQLHEISGVAVPPAVDGLETAPVRHKTTVAAADMQAAVEAYLGL; this comes from the coding sequence ATGACATTAGTTTATCAATCAACGCGTGATGCGAATAATAGAGTAACTGCTAGCCAAGCTATTTTGCAAGGTTTGGCGACGGATGGTGGTCTGTTTACACCGCTTACTTATCCAAAGGTGGATTTGGACTTTGAAAAATTAAAAGATGCTTCTTACCAAGAAGTGGCTAAGCTTGTCTTGTCAGCATTTTTGGATGACTTTACAGCAGAGGAGTTGGATTACTGTATCAACAATGCCTACGATAGTAAATTTGATACTCCAGCTATTGCCCCTTTGGTGAAACTAGATGGGCAATACAACTTGGAATTGTTCCATGGTTCAACGATTGCCTTTAAGGATATGGCCTTGTCCATCTTACCGTACTTTATGACGACAGCCGCTAAAAAGCATGGTTTGGAGAACAAAATCGTCATTTTGACAGCTACATCAGGTGATACTGGGAAAGCTGCTATGGCGGGGTTTGCAGATGTCCCTGGGACTGAGATTATCGTTTTTTATCCAAAAGATGGTGTCAGCAAGGTTCAAGAGTTGCAAATGACCACTCAGACTGGCGACAATACTCATGTTATCGCCATTGATGGTAACTTTGACGATGCGCAAACTAACGTCAAACATATGTTTAACGATGTAGCTCTTCGTGAAAAGTTGGCTGCCAATAAACTGCAATTTTCATCAGCTAACTCTATGAACATTGGTCGTTTAGTACCACAGATTGTCTACTATGTTTATGCTTACGCTCAGTTGGTTAAGTCTGGTGAGATTGTGGCTGGCGATAAGATCAACTTCACAGTACCAACAGGGAATTTCGGCAATATCTTGGCTGCCTTTTATGCTAAGCAAATCGGTCTGCCGGTTGGCAAATTGATCTGTGCTTCAAATGACAATAATGTTTTAACTGACTTCTTTAAAACACGTGTTTACGATAGGAAACGTGAGTTTAAGGTAACGACTAGTCCATCTATGGATATCTTGGTATCTTCAAACTTGGAGCGTTTGATTTTCCATCTTTTGGGGAATAATGCGGTTAAGACAACTGAACTCATGAATGCCTTGAATACACAAGGACAATATGAATTGACAGACTTTGATGCAGAGATTCTGGGTCTCTTTGCAGCTGAATATGCGACTGAGGAAGAAACTGTGGCAGAAATTAAACGTGTTTATCAAACAGATGCTTACATCGAGGACCCACACACAGCTGTTGCCTCAGCAGTTTATAGAAAATACCAAGCGGCTACTGGCGATGCGGCTAAGACAGTGATTGCTTCAACAGCTAGTCCATACAAGTTCCCAGTGGTTGCCGTAGAAGCGGTAACAGGAAAAGCAGGCTTGACTGACTTTGAAGCCTTGACTCAATTACATGAAATCTCAGGAGTGGCAGTGCCACCAGCAGTTGATGGCCTAGAAACGGCTCCAGTTCGTCATAAAACAACAGTGGCAGCTGCTGACATGCAAGCAGCGGTTGAGGCTTATCTAGGACTTTAA
- a CDS encoding LysM peptidoglycan-binding domain-containing protein has translation MKKRIIFASTVALSFAPVLATQAEEILWTARTVEQIKNDLTKTDNKTSYTVQYGDTLSTIAEALGVDVTVLANLNKITNMDLIFPDTVLTTTVNEAEEVTEVEIQTPQADASEEVTTATADLTTNQVTVDEQTVQVEDLSQPIEEAPTATETEKPAEVAPSSEVSETATVVEETPSIETPVAEETAETTPAEAPVAETTRPAEEEAPQVATPATEETATTTPAEAPIAAAPATETPADTRGTSATEETAASTATSDTATSTYQAEQSQTPSRTYAAPAAPDYAGLAVAKSENAGLQPQTAAFKEEIANLFGITSFSGYRPGDSGDHGKGLAIDFMVPVSSALGDQIAEYAVKNMASRGINYIIWKQRFYAPYDSKYGPAYTWNPMPDRGSVTENHYDHVHVSMN, from the coding sequence ATGAAGAAAAGAATTATTTTTGCCTCAACAGTAGCCTTGTCATTTGCCCCAGTATTGGCAACCCAAGCAGAGGAGATCCTTTGGACTGCTCGTACCGTTGAGCAAATCAAAAACGATTTGACTAAAACGGACAACAAAACAAGCTATACAGTACAGTATGGTGATACTTTGAGCACCATTGCAGAAGCTTTGGGAGTAGACGTGACGGTTCTTGCTAATTTGAACAAAATCACTAATATGGACTTGATTTTCCCAGATACTGTCCTCACTACAACTGTCAATGAGGCAGAAGAGGTGACGGAAGTTGAAATCCAAACTCCTCAAGCAGATGCTAGTGAAGAAGTGACGACTGCGACAGCTGATTTGACGACGAATCAAGTGACAGTCGATGAACAAACAGTTCAAGTAGAAGACCTTTCTCAACCAATTGAGGAAGCTCCAACTGCAACAGAGACTGAAAAACCAGCAGAAGTAGCGCCAAGTTCAGAAGTTTCTGAGACAGCGACAGTTGTTGAAGAGACACCATCTATAGAAACACCTGTAGCTGAAGAAACAGCTGAAACGACTCCAGCGGAAGCACCAGTAGCAGAAACAACTCGCCCAGCTGAAGAAGAAGCTCCTCAAGTAGCGACTCCAGCTACCGAAGAAACGGCAACAACAACTCCAGCAGAAGCACCAATAGCAGCTGCGCCAGCAACTGAAACACCTGCTGATACAAGAGGAACAAGTGCAACAGAAGAAACAGCAGCATCAACAGCAACTTCTGACACTGCAACTTCGACTTATCAAGCAGAGCAAAGCCAAACTCCTTCAAGAACTTATGCAGCTCCAGCGGCTCCTGACTATGCAGGACTTGCTGTAGCTAAGTCTGAGAATGCTGGTCTTCAACCACAAACTGCAGCCTTTAAAGAAGAAATCGCTAACTTGTTTGGGATTACATCTTTTAGTGGCTACCGTCCTGGTGACAGTGGGGACCACGGTAAAGGTTTGGCCATCGACTTTATGGTTCCAGTGAGTTCAGCACTTGGAGATCAAATTGCAGAATATGCAGTCAAAAATATGGCTAGCCGTGGTATCAACTACATCATCTGGAAGCAACGTTTCTACGCTCCATACGATAGCAAATATGGACCAGCCTACACGTGGAATCCAATGCCAGACCGTGGAAGTGTGACCGAAAACCACTATGACCACGTTCACGTTTCAATGAACTAA
- a CDS encoding HAD family hydrolase: MQKTAFIWDLDGTLLDSYEAILSGIEETFGQFSIPYDKEKVRDFILKYSVQDLLEKVAEERNLDAEVLNQVRAQSLAEKNAQVVLMAGAREVLAWADKAGILQFVYTHKGDNAYTILRDLGLESYFTEILTSQSGFSRKPSPEAATYLLDKYELDPRTTYYMGDRTLDVEFAQNSGIQSINFLESSFEGNHMIQALADIPHIFESK; the protein is encoded by the coding sequence ATGCAAAAAACAGCTTTTATTTGGGATTTAGACGGAACCTTATTGGACTCTTACGAAGCGATTTTGTCAGGGATTGAGGAAACCTTTGGTCAGTTTTCTATTCCTTATGATAAGGAGAAAGTGAGAGACTTTATCCTCAAGTATTCGGTGCAGGATTTGCTGGAGAAGGTGGCAGAAGAGCGAAATTTGGATGCGGAAGTGCTCAATCAGGTGCGCGCCCAGAGCCTAGCTGAGAAGAATGCCCAGGTAGTTTTGATGGCAGGTGCGCGTGAAGTGTTGGCTTGGGCAGATAAAGCAGGGATTCTGCAGTTTGTTTATACACATAAGGGAGACAATGCTTATACCATTCTAAGAGACTTAGGATTGGAATCCTATTTTACAGAAATTCTGACCAGTCAGAGTGGCTTTTCACGGAAACCAAGTCCAGAAGCGGCGACATATCTGCTAGACAAATATGAGTTGGATCCTAGGACTACCTATTATATGGGGGATCGGACTTTGGATGTGGAATTTGCCCAGAATAGTGGTATTCAAAGCATTAACTTTTTAGAATCTTCTTTTGAAGGCAATCACATGATTCAAGCACTAGCAGATATTCCTCATATTTTTGAGAGTAAGTAA
- a CDS encoding DUF975 family protein, translating into MKYPKIDLKTIRLQARQFQAENPRLLLVYLLPSMLVILSGFLNPLARLQESVLEQSFFSMLAQVLQAYLFPLVVSFVSTIFLAGAAFATLRLLKVPDTELSVKSSLALFAEECFSQTFLTLLIKRFYLFLWSIPNLVGVYFLFYSNLLARRFVALHPEFPKLDLSSLETEQFLMTFGLYFFASLILMIVGNALYIPQHYAYSQVEFLLCDTLDLGQAKPSQILKTSRFLMKGYKFQRFVLDLQLLPWYFLNWITFGIASFSLLPYIQNNHIFFYRALLARKRRNG; encoded by the coding sequence GGCTGAAAATCCCCGCCTCCTTCTGGTCTATCTCCTTCCTAGTATGCTGGTCATCTTGTCAGGCTTTCTCAACCCCTTGGCTCGTCTCCAAGAAAGTGTTTTAGAGCAATCCTTTTTCAGCATGCTGGCGCAAGTTCTCCAAGCCTATCTCTTCCCACTAGTGGTTTCTTTTGTGAGTACGATTTTTCTAGCAGGTGCTGCCTTTGCGACACTCAGACTTCTCAAGGTTCCTGATACGGAACTCTCAGTAAAATCAAGCCTGGCCCTCTTTGCTGAAGAGTGCTTCTCGCAAACCTTCTTGACCCTACTTATCAAACGTTTCTACCTTTTTTTATGGAGCATTCCAAACTTAGTAGGCGTTTATTTCCTCTTTTATAGCAATCTCTTGGCTCGTAGATTTGTTGCCCTACATCCTGAGTTTCCAAAACTAGACCTCTCGTCGCTTGAAACCGAGCAATTCCTTATGACCTTTGGTCTCTACTTTTTCGCGAGCCTCATCTTGATGATTGTAGGAAATGCCCTCTATATCCCTCAACATTACGCTTACTCGCAGGTAGAATTCCTCCTCTGCGACACTCTGGATTTAGGACAGGCTAAACCCAGTCAAATTCTGAAAACCAGCCGTTTCTTGATGAAGGGTTACAAATTCCAACGCTTTGTCCTCGACTTACAACTACTTCCTTGGTACTTTCTCAATTGGATCACTTTTGGAATTGCTAGCTTTTCACTCCTTCCCTATATCCAAAACAATCACATCTTCTTTTACAGAGCCCTACTAGCCCGTAAACGTCGAAATGGATAA
- a CDS encoding gamma-glutamylcysteine synthetase, whose product MSRSIDLLKKRYLENIKEKPDLFVGIELEYPVINLEGNATDSEVVKDLFRYLPSVLGFTIEKVDDFGNPIQLLDPVSQDTILFEVSYTTIEFAFGRAKSIQEVEERFRDYMDLIQKKLGEVNHAVVGSGIHPYWEKNENCPVAYPRYQMLMDYLNLSRNVTKSDLHQFPEYGAFICGSQVQLDVSRSNYLRVINAFTQIEAAKAYLFANSEFSGEDWDTKISRDIFWEESMHGIYSENVGVNARLFKDENDFFDYLDHSAIFTAERDGETYYFYPIRAKDYLGTPEIQAFALDGREILLYPQEKDFQTHRSYQYQDLTTRGTIEFRSVCTQPLNRTFAATAFHLGLLLNLDKLEAYLQSAPFFTTFGHDYKSLRRQFSKKMLTVEEETAIVEFSKGLLLLAEEGLEKRGKQEMTYLQPLKEELGL is encoded by the coding sequence ATGTCTCGTTCGATTGATTTGCTTAAGAAACGCTACTTAGAAAATATAAAAGAGAAACCTGATTTATTTGTGGGAATTGAGCTGGAGTATCCTGTTATCAATTTAGAGGGTAATGCTACAGATAGTGAAGTTGTTAAGGATCTCTTTCGGTATTTACCATCAGTTCTGGGTTTTACGATTGAAAAAGTAGATGACTTTGGGAATCCAATTCAGTTGCTTGATCCGGTCAGTCAGGATACTATCTTGTTTGAAGTTTCTTATACGACAATTGAGTTTGCTTTTGGGAGGGCTAAATCCATCCAAGAGGTTGAAGAGCGTTTTCGAGATTATATGGATCTGATTCAGAAAAAGTTGGGAGAGGTAAATCATGCCGTAGTTGGTTCGGGAATCCATCCATACTGGGAGAAGAATGAGAATTGTCCAGTAGCTTATCCCCGCTATCAGATGTTGATGGATTATTTGAATTTGAGTAGAAATGTTACTAAATCAGACTTACATCAATTCCCTGAGTATGGAGCCTTTATCTGCGGGAGTCAGGTTCAACTGGACGTTTCAAGGTCCAACTATCTGCGTGTTATCAACGCTTTTACTCAGATTGAAGCTGCCAAAGCTTATTTGTTTGCCAATTCAGAGTTTTCAGGGGAAGATTGGGATACCAAGATTTCCAGGGATATTTTTTGGGAAGAGTCTATGCACGGGATTTATTCTGAAAATGTAGGCGTCAATGCCAGACTCTTCAAAGACGAGAATGATTTTTTTGATTATCTAGATCATTCTGCAATCTTTACTGCGGAACGTGATGGCGAAACCTATTATTTTTATCCAATCCGTGCAAAAGATTACTTAGGGACTCCGGAAATTCAGGCCTTCGCCCTTGATGGGAGGGAAATCCTTCTTTATCCTCAGGAGAAGGACTTCCAAACTCACCGTAGTTACCAGTACCAAGATTTGACAACTCGAGGTACTATTGAGTTTCGTAGTGTATGTACGCAACCCTTGAATCGTACTTTTGCTGCGACGGCCTTTCACTTGGGTTTGTTGCTTAATTTAGACAAGTTAGAAGCTTACTTGCAATCTGCACCATTTTTTACCACATTTGGTCATGATTATAAGTCATTGAGGCGACAATTTTCTAAGAAAATGCTCACAGTTGAGGAAGAAACTGCAATTGTCGAGTTTTCAAAAGGCTTACTCCTTCTAGCTGAGGAAGGTCTGGAGAAGAGAGGCAAGCAAGAAATGACCTATTTGCAGCCTTTGAAAGAAGAATTGGGACTATAA
- a CDS encoding MATE family efflux transporter → MFKKNKDILNIALPAMGENFLQMLMGMVDSYLVAHLGLIAISGVSVAGNIITIYQAIFIALGAAISSVISKSLGQKDQSKLAYHVTEALKITLLLSLLLGALSIFAGQEMIGLLGTEQDVAESGGLYLSLVGGLIVLLGLMTSLGALIRATHNPRLPLYVSLLSNALNILFSSLAIFILDMGIAGVAWGTILSRLVGLVILWSQLKLPYTKPTFGLDKDLLTLALPAAGERLMMRAGDVVIIALVVSFGTEAVAGNAIGEVLTQFNYMPAFGVATATVMLVARAVGEDNWKRVDNLSKQTFWLSLLLMMPLTFSIYALGIPLTHLYTTNPVAVEASVLVALFSLLGTPMATGTVIYTAVWQGLGNARLPFYATSIGMWCIRIGTAYLMGIVLGWGLPGIWAGTLLDNGFRWLFLRYRYQRYMSLKG, encoded by the coding sequence TTGTTTAAGAAAAATAAAGACATTCTTAATATTGCATTGCCAGCTATGGGTGAAAACTTTTTACAGATGCTCATGGGGATGGTGGACAGTTACTTGGTCGCTCACTTGGGCTTAATCGCTATTTCGGGTGTTTCAGTGGCTGGCAATATTATCACGATTTACCAGGCGATTTTCATCGCTTTGGGAGCTGCTATTTCCAGCGTTATTTCAAAAAGTTTGGGGCAGAAGGATCAGTCTAAGCTAGCCTATCATGTGACTGAGGCGTTGAAGATTACTTTACTATTAAGTCTCCTTTTAGGAGCTTTGTCTATCTTCGCTGGACAAGAGATGATAGGACTTTTGGGGACTGAACAGGATGTGGCCGAAAGTGGAGGACTCTATCTATCTTTGGTGGGTGGATTGATTGTTCTCTTGGGATTAATGACCAGTTTAGGAGCCTTGATTCGTGCAACGCATAATCCTCGTCTCCCCCTCTATGTCAGTCTTTTATCCAATGCCTTGAATATTCTCTTTTCCAGTCTAGCTATTTTTATCCTTGATATGGGGATAGCGGGTGTTGCTTGGGGGACTATCTTGTCTCGTTTGGTTGGTCTTGTGATTTTGTGGTCACAATTAAAACTGCCTTATACGAAACCGACTTTTGGACTGGATAAAGACTTACTGACCTTGGCTTTGCCAGCAGCTGGGGAGCGGCTTATGATGAGGGCTGGAGATGTAGTGATCATTGCTTTGGTCGTTTCTTTTGGGACGGAGGCAGTAGCGGGAAATGCAATCGGGGAGGTTTTGACCCAGTTTAACTATATGCCTGCCTTTGGCGTCGCTACGGCAACGGTCATGCTGGTGGCTCGAGCAGTTGGAGAGGATAATTGGAAAAGAGTAGATAATTTGAGCAAACAAACCTTTTGGCTTTCTCTGCTCCTCATGATGCCCTTGACATTTAGTATCTATGCCTTAGGGATACCACTGACTCATCTATATACGACCAATCCTGTAGCGGTTGAAGCTAGCGTTTTGGTGGCACTGTTCTCACTACTAGGGACTCCCATGGCGACAGGGACAGTTATTTATACGGCGGTTTGGCAGGGATTGGGAAATGCTCGCCTTCCCTTTTATGCGACAAGTATAGGGATGTGGTGTATCCGTATTGGGACAGCCTATCTGATGGGGATTGTTCTTGGGTGGGGTTTGCCTGGTATTTGGGCAGGAACCCTTTTGGATAATGGTTTTCGTTGGTTATTTCTACGCTACCGTTACCAGCGTTATATGAGTTTGAAAGGATAG